A single region of the Streptomyces vilmorinianum genome encodes:
- a CDS encoding threonine synthase: MTAYVCPRCRVHAPADALTWCCPQCRGPWDLEFAGAPVSLESLASRVNSLWRYEEVLPLATETPQVTLGEGRTPLVPLTDTVSAKLDFLMPTLSFKDRGAVMLAELARRLAPRRVLADSSGNAGTAIAAYCARAGLDCTVFVPEATSPKKLEQIRAHGALLNLVPGDREATARAARAAADEPGTFYASHVYNPHFLHGTKTYVYELWEDLGGVLPDTLVVPVGNGTLLLGAALAIEELYGHGLVDTRPALVAVQAEAVSPLAEAFHAGADALLAPAPVHPTLAEGIAIPNPPRAAQILRAVRATGGTFLTVTEDQLHAAQVDLARRGLFVESTGVACWAAVRATPQRPGLTVVPLCGAGAKTGLSSGRE, from the coding sequence ATGACCGCCTACGTCTGCCCGCGATGCCGGGTCCACGCCCCCGCCGACGCCCTCACCTGGTGTTGTCCGCAGTGCCGAGGCCCCTGGGATCTGGAGTTCGCCGGCGCACCCGTGTCACTCGAGTCCCTTGCGTCACGCGTGAATTCATTGTGGCGTTACGAGGAAGTGCTGCCGCTGGCGACCGAGACCCCGCAGGTGACCCTCGGCGAGGGCCGCACGCCCCTGGTCCCGCTCACCGATACGGTTTCGGCCAAACTCGACTTCCTCATGCCGACGTTGTCCTTCAAGGACCGCGGCGCGGTCATGCTCGCCGAGCTCGCCCGCCGGCTGGCCCCACGCCGCGTCCTCGCCGACAGCAGCGGCAACGCGGGCACGGCGATCGCCGCCTACTGCGCGCGGGCCGGCCTCGACTGCACCGTCTTCGTACCGGAGGCCACCTCCCCGAAGAAGCTGGAGCAGATCCGGGCGCACGGCGCGCTGCTGAACCTCGTCCCGGGCGACCGTGAGGCCACCGCGCGTGCGGCGCGCGCGGCCGCCGACGAGCCCGGCACGTTCTACGCCTCGCATGTCTACAACCCGCACTTCCTGCACGGCACCAAGACGTACGTGTACGAGCTCTGGGAGGACCTCGGCGGCGTGCTCCCGGACACGCTCGTGGTCCCCGTCGGCAACGGCACCCTGCTCCTGGGCGCCGCCCTGGCCATCGAGGAGCTGTACGGCCACGGGCTCGTCGACACGCGCCCCGCCCTGGTCGCCGTACAGGCCGAGGCGGTGTCCCCACTGGCCGAGGCGTTCCACGCGGGCGCCGACGCCCTCCTCGCGCCCGCACCCGTACACCCCACCCTCGCCGAGGGCATCGCGATCCCGAACCCGCCCCGCGCCGCCCAGATCCTGCGGGCGGTACGGGCGACGGGCGGAACCTTCCTGACTGTGACGGAGGATCAGCTCCACGCCGCCCAGGTGGACCTGGCACGACGGGGGCTCTTCGTCGAGTCGACGGGCGTGGCCTGCTGGGCGGCGGTGCGCGCCACACCACAACGGCCGGGACTGACGGTGGTCCCGCTGTGCGGGGCGGGGGCGAAGACGGGCCTGAGCAGCGGGCGGGAGTGA
- a CDS encoding S8 family peptidase yields MSVMRDSRRRLVAASAIAVAALALGTASALPATAAEAAPEGVIQNAGAPGTIAGSYIVTLKESAPAETSKGRAVAAKHGATIKKTYTSALNGYNVELSETQAKQLAADPAVESVVQNRVFTVSGTQPSPPSWGLDRIDQKALPLNQSYSYPDTAGQGVTAYIIDTGVRISHSDFGGRAFNGYDAIDNDNVAQDGHGHGTHVAGTVAGSSYGVAKKAKIVGVRVLNNQGSGTTAQVVAGIDWVTRNAVKPAVANMSLGGGVDSALDTAVRNSIASGVTYAVAAGNDNSNASNYSPARVSEAITVGSTTSSDARSSFSNYGSVLDIFAPGSSITSAWNSSDTATNTISGTSMATPHVAGAAAVYLGDNPTSTPAQVSTALTNAATTGVVTNPGTGSPNRLLFVGGGGTTPPPGPKFENTADYAIADHSTVESPVTVSGVAGNAPSALQVPVNIVHTYIGDLQVQLIAPDGTAYTLKGFGTGGSSDNINTTYTVNASSEVANGTWKLRVTDNASWDTGKIDSWALQF; encoded by the coding sequence ATGTCAGTGATGCGTGACTCGCGGCGCAGACTCGTCGCCGCCAGCGCCATAGCCGTCGCCGCCCTCGCTCTCGGCACCGCCTCCGCTCTCCCGGCCACCGCGGCCGAGGCCGCCCCGGAAGGCGTCATCCAGAACGCCGGGGCACCCGGGACGATCGCGGGCAGCTACATCGTCACCCTGAAGGAGTCCGCCCCGGCGGAGACCTCCAAGGGCCGGGCGGTCGCGGCCAAGCACGGCGCGACGATCAAGAAGACGTACACCTCCGCGCTCAACGGCTACAACGTCGAGCTCTCGGAGACGCAGGCGAAGCAGCTCGCCGCCGACCCAGCGGTCGAGTCCGTCGTGCAGAACCGCGTCTTCACGGTCAGCGGCACGCAGCCCTCCCCGCCGTCCTGGGGCCTGGACCGGATCGACCAGAAGGCCCTCCCGCTGAACCAGAGCTACAGCTACCCGGACACCGCGGGCCAGGGCGTCACGGCGTACATCATCGACACCGGTGTCCGCATCAGCCACAGCGACTTCGGCGGCCGCGCCTTCAACGGCTACGACGCCATCGACAACGACAACGTCGCCCAGGACGGCCACGGCCACGGCACACACGTCGCGGGCACCGTCGCCGGTTCCTCCTACGGTGTCGCCAAGAAGGCCAAGATCGTCGGCGTCCGCGTGCTCAACAACCAGGGCTCCGGCACGACCGCGCAGGTCGTCGCCGGCATCGACTGGGTGACGCGGAACGCCGTCAAGCCGGCCGTCGCCAACATGAGCCTCGGCGGTGGCGTCGACTCGGCCCTCGACACGGCCGTGCGCAACTCGATCGCCTCGGGCGTCACCTACGCCGTGGCGGCGGGCAACGACAACTCCAACGCCTCCAACTACTCGCCCGCGCGGGTCTCCGAGGCCATCACGGTCGGCTCCACGACCAGCAGCGACGCCCGCTCCAGCTTCTCCAACTACGGCAGCGTGCTCGACATCTTCGCCCCGGGCTCCTCCATCACCTCGGCCTGGAACAGCAGCGACACCGCCACCAACACCATCTCCGGTACGTCGATGGCGACCCCGCACGTCGCGGGCGCGGCGGCGGTCTACCTCGGGGACAACCCGACGTCCACCCCGGCGCAGGTGTCGACGGCGCTGACCAACGCCGCCACGACGGGCGTGGTGACCAACCCGGGTACCGGCTCGCCGAACAGGCTGCTGTTCGTCGGTGGGGGCGGCACGACCCCGCCGCCCGGCCCGAAGTTCGAGAACACCGCGGACTACGCCATCGCCGACCACTCGACGGTCGAGTCCCCGGTCACCGTCAGCGGCGTCGCGGGCAACGCGCCCTCCGCGCTGCAGGTGCCTGTGAACATCGTTCACACGTACATCGGTGACCTGCAGGTGCAGCTCATCGCTCCCGACGGTACGGCGTACACGCTGAAGGGCTTCGGCACCGGCGGCAGCTCCGACAACATCAACACCACCTACACGGTCAACGCCTCCTCCGAGGTCGCGAACGGCACGTGGAAGCTGCGGGTGACGGACAACGCGAGCTGGGACACCGGGAAGATCGACTCCTGGGCGCTCCAGTTCTGA